The segment GCGCCACCGTCAGGCCCACGCCCCACACACCCCGCACACCGCTCCCCGCACCCCCGACGGGAGGCACGCCCCCACGCACCCCACCCGACAAAGTCCTTAAGTCCTTATGTCAGGACGAAGTCTTGACACTCCCCGGGGCGCCAGAGAGGCTGTGCCCCACAACCCCACCCCAGCGCCTCCCGGTCACCGCCGACCGGCGAGAGGAGAGCCGCAGCATGTCCGTTCCCCATGCCGCCCAGCCCGTCCTGGACCGCATCCGCGTCGGTTCCGCACCCGACTCGTGGGGAGTCTGGTTCCCCGACGACGCCCAGCAGGTCCCCTGGCAGCGCTTCCTGGACGAGGTCACCGAGGCGGGCTACGAGTGGATCGAACTCGGCCCGTACGGCTACCTGCCCACCGACCCCGCCGTCCTGCGCGACGAGATCGCCCGCCGCAGCCTGCGGGTCTCGGCCGGCACGATCTTCACCTCGCTGCACCACGGCCCGTCCGTATGGGACAAGACCTGGGCGCACGTCTCCGAGGTCGCCACCCTCACCCAGGCCATGGGCGCGCGGCACCTCGTCGTCATCCCCTCCTTCTGGCGCGACGACAAGACCGCCGAGGAGATCGAGCCGCGCGAGCTGACCGCGGAGCAGTGGAAGCAGCTGACCACCGGCATGGAGCGGCTGGGCAAGCAGGTACGCGACGAGTTCGGGCTGGACATCGTCGTGCACCCGCACGCCGACACCCATATCGACACCGAGGAACATGTCGAACGGTTCCTGCACGCGACCGACTCCGACCTGGTCAACCTCTGCCTGGACACCGGCCATTACGCCTACTGCGGCGGCGACAGTGTCAAGCTGATCCGCACCTACGGCGAGCGGATCGGCTACCTCCACCTCAAGCAGGTGGACCCCGACATCCTCAGCGATGTCGTCGCCAAGGGCACGCCGTTCGGGCCCGCGGTCAAGCAGGGTGTGATGTGCGAACCGCCGCTCGGCGTACCGGCGCTGCCGCCCGTCCTGGAAGCCGCCCAGGAGCTGAACGTCGACCTCTTCGCCATCGTCGAGCAGGACATGTACCCCTGCCCGCCCGACCAGCCCTTCCCCATCGCCGAACGCACCCGCCGCTTCCTGCGCTCGTGCGGCGCGTGAGCCGCCGGCGCCTCCTTGGCCCGCCTCGCGACGCCTCCTCCTCTCACCCCGGCAACGATTACGGAGAGTAATCAGTTCCATGCCCAGGGTATCTCTGACACTACGTAGTACGTAAGGACTTGTGGACGACATGACTTCGCACGAAACGCTGGGTGTGGCGGTCATCGGTACCGGCCGGATGGGTGCCGACCACGTACGCCGGATCAACGAGGTGATCAGCGGCGCCCGGGTGGCGGCGGTGGTCGACATCGACGCGGCGCGGGTCAAGCACCTCGCCGACGGCATCGAAGGGTGCACCGCCTACACCGACCCGGCCGCCGCCATGGACGACCCCGGGGTGGACGCCGTACTGATCGCCTCGCCGGGGCCCGCGCACGAGGCGGCGCTGCTGGACGCCTTCGCGCGGGATCTGCCCGTGCTGT is part of the Streptomyces platensis genome and harbors:
- a CDS encoding sugar phosphate isomerase/epimerase family protein, encoding MSVPHAAQPVLDRIRVGSAPDSWGVWFPDDAQQVPWQRFLDEVTEAGYEWIELGPYGYLPTDPAVLRDEIARRSLRVSAGTIFTSLHHGPSVWDKTWAHVSEVATLTQAMGARHLVVIPSFWRDDKTAEEIEPRELTAEQWKQLTTGMERLGKQVRDEFGLDIVVHPHADTHIDTEEHVERFLHATDSDLVNLCLDTGHYAYCGGDSVKLIRTYGERIGYLHLKQVDPDILSDVVAKGTPFGPAVKQGVMCEPPLGVPALPPVLEAAQELNVDLFAIVEQDMYPCPPDQPFPIAERTRRFLRSCGA